Proteins encoded in a region of the Massilia sp. UMI-21 genome:
- a CDS encoding response regulator transcription factor, producing the protein MNHVLLIDDDVELVGMFSEYLEREGFRTTCVHNGLDGAREALRGDYAIAVLDVMMPRTNGIDALRQIRADSRIPVLMLTARGDDADRILGLELGADDYVAKPCTPRELTARVRAILRRTQAPAGAGPAAVLAIGKLGMYPEQRRATWDGAPLELTSTEFNLLEVLARHAGRAVSKNALSEQGLGRPLARFDRNIDVHLSSLRQKLGLLADGRSPLQTIYRQGYQLIRE; encoded by the coding sequence ATGAACCATGTTTTGCTGATCGACGACGACGTCGAACTCGTCGGAATGTTTTCCGAATACCTCGAACGCGAAGGATTTCGCACCACCTGCGTCCACAACGGCCTCGACGGCGCCCGCGAGGCGCTGCGCGGCGACTACGCGATCGCCGTGCTGGATGTGATGATGCCGCGCACGAACGGCATCGACGCCCTGCGCCAGATCCGCGCGGACAGCCGCATCCCGGTCCTGATGCTGACCGCGCGCGGCGACGACGCCGACCGCATCCTGGGCCTGGAACTGGGCGCCGACGACTACGTCGCCAAGCCCTGCACGCCGCGCGAGCTGACCGCCCGCGTGCGCGCCATCCTGCGCCGCACCCAGGCCCCTGCAGGCGCCGGCCCTGCGGCCGTGCTCGCAATCGGCAAGCTCGGCATGTACCCGGAACAGCGCCGCGCGACCTGGGACGGCGCGCCGCTGGAACTGACCAGCACCGAATTCAACCTGCTCGAGGTGCTGGCCCGTCACGCCGGACGCGCCGTCAGCAAGAACGCGCTGTCGGAACAGGGCCTGGGCCGGCCGCTGGCGCGCTTCGACCGCAACATCGACGTTCACCTGAGCAGCCTGCGCCAGAAGCTCGGCCTGCTCGCGGACGGCCGCTCGCCGCTGCAGACGATCTACCGGCAGGGTTACCAGCTGATCCGGGAGTAG
- a CDS encoding alpha/beta hydrolase, protein MSKPLLHFSHGNSYPGGTYKRLLHALGEHYEVRAHDMFGHDPRFPVGDGWHALVDELIHHLEAYPEPPILVGHSLGGMLSMMAAKQRPDLARCVVMLDSPVVAGWRAFLWKLVKRRGLGSRFSPARFSERRRNVWPDRAAAYQHFIAKPMFQAWAPGALDDYLEHGLHPHPEGVQLRFDREVETRIYNTLPHHMGAILREPFPLPIGFIAGTTSEELRQAGLDATRRLVGENLVMIEGGHLYPLEKPEETARLTHAMIGRLLPHLETVPAATV, encoded by the coding sequence ATGAGCAAACCCCTGCTGCATTTCTCCCACGGGAACAGTTACCCCGGCGGGACCTACAAGCGTCTGCTGCACGCCCTGGGCGAGCACTACGAGGTGCGCGCCCACGACATGTTCGGCCACGATCCGCGTTTCCCGGTGGGCGACGGCTGGCACGCCCTGGTGGATGAACTCATCCACCATCTGGAAGCGTACCCGGAGCCGCCGATCCTGGTGGGACACTCGCTGGGCGGGATGCTGAGCATGATGGCGGCCAAGCAGCGCCCCGACCTGGCGCGCTGCGTGGTGATGCTCGATTCGCCGGTGGTGGCCGGCTGGCGCGCCTTCCTGTGGAAGCTGGTGAAGCGGCGCGGCCTGGGATCGCGCTTTTCGCCGGCGCGGTTTTCCGAGCGGCGCCGCAACGTCTGGCCGGACCGGGCCGCGGCCTACCAGCACTTCATCGCCAAGCCGATGTTCCAGGCCTGGGCGCCGGGCGCGCTCGACGATTACCTCGAGCACGGCCTGCACCCGCACCCCGAGGGCGTGCAGCTGCGTTTCGACCGCGAGGTCGAAACCCGCATCTACAACACGCTGCCGCACCACATGGGCGCGATCCTGCGCGAGCCCTTTCCGCTGCCGATCGGCTTCATCGCCGGCACCACCTCGGAAGAGCTGCGCCAGGCCGGCCTGGACGCCACCCGCCGGCTGGTCGGAGAGAACCTGGTGATGATCGAGGGCGGCCACCTGTATCCGCTGGAAAAGCCCGAGGAAACCGCGCGGCTGACCCACGCCATGATCGGGCGTCTGCTTCCCCATCTCGAGACGGTGCCGGCGGCCACCGTTTAG
- a CDS encoding dCTP deaminase — protein sequence MAIKSDKWIRRMAEQHGMIEPFSPQQVRESDGRRIISFGTSSYGYDIRCADEFKVFTNINSTIVDPKNFDSNSFVDVKSDVCIIPPNSFALARTIEYFRIPRNVLTVCLGKSTYARCGIIVNVTPFEPEWEGYVTLEFSNTTPLPAKIYAGEGCAQVLFFESDEVCETSYKDRGGKYQGQVGVTLPKT from the coding sequence ATGGCTATCAAGAGCGACAAATGGATCCGCCGCATGGCGGAACAGCACGGAATGATCGAACCTTTCTCGCCGCAGCAGGTGCGCGAATCGGATGGTCGCCGAATCATTTCCTTCGGTACTTCGTCGTACGGTTACGATATTCGCTGTGCCGACGAGTTCAAGGTGTTCACCAACATTAACAGCACCATCGTCGATCCCAAGAACTTCGATTCGAATTCCTTCGTCGACGTGAAGAGCGATGTCTGCATCATTCCGCCGAATTCGTTCGCGCTGGCCCGCACCATCGAATACTTCCGCATCCCGCGCAACGTGCTGACCGTCTGCCTCGGCAAGTCGACCTATGCACGCTGCGGCATCATCGTCAACGTCACCCCCTTCGAGCCGGAATGGGAAGGCTACGTGACCCTCGAGTTCTCGAACACCACCCCGCTGCCGGCCAAGATCTACGCCGGCGAGGGCTGCGCCCAGGTGCTGTTTTTCGAATCCGACGAAGTCTGCGAGACCTCCTACAAGGACCGCGGCGGCAAGTACCAGGGCCAGGTTGGCGTCACGCTGCCAAAGACCTGA
- a CDS encoding cation transporter, translating into MSDCCGGGCASGKPPVDPRYRRILWIALWVNALMFCVEIVGGLGAGSVSLLADAVDFLGDAANYGISLFVLALAPVWRSRTALVKGGTMGGYGLFVLASAFWHLRTGTVPQAHTMGWIGFSALAANCVVAALLFAYRKGDANMRSVWLCTRNDAIGNLAVMLAALAVFQTGSGLPDLAVATVMGLLGLSAACSVITHARRELRDARASAAPAPVELKRR; encoded by the coding sequence ATGTCTGACTGCTGCGGCGGCGGCTGCGCTTCCGGTAAGCCGCCCGTCGATCCCCGTTACCGGCGCATCCTGTGGATCGCGCTGTGGGTCAACGCGCTGATGTTCTGCGTCGAGATCGTCGGCGGACTTGGCGCGGGTTCGGTCTCGCTGCTGGCCGACGCGGTCGACTTCCTGGGCGACGCGGCCAACTACGGCATTTCCCTGTTCGTGCTGGCCCTGGCGCCGGTCTGGCGCTCGCGCACCGCACTGGTCAAGGGAGGGACCATGGGCGGCTATGGGCTGTTCGTGCTCGCCAGCGCCTTCTGGCACCTGCGCACCGGCACCGTGCCGCAGGCGCATACGATGGGCTGGATCGGCTTCTCGGCCCTGGCGGCCAACTGCGTCGTCGCCGCGCTGCTGTTCGCCTACCGCAAGGGCGACGCCAACATGCGCTCGGTGTGGCTGTGCACCCGCAACGATGCGATCGGCAACCTGGCCGTGATGCTGGCCGCGCTTGCCGTGTTCCAGACCGGCAGCGGCCTGCCGGACCTGGCGGTGGCCACCGTCATGGGCCTGCTCGGGCTGTCGGCCGCCTGCAGCGTCATCACCCATGCGCGGCGCGAGCTGCGTGACGCGCGCGCGTCGGCAGCACCGGCCCCGGTCGAACTCAAGCGCCGCTAG
- a CDS encoding arginine/lysine/ornithine decarboxylase — MKFRFPIVIIDEDFRSENTSGLGIRALAAAMEQEGMEVLGLTSYGDLSQFAQQQSRASAFVLSIDDEEFGGGSAEETDFALTRLRAFVQEIRHKNANIPIYIYGETRTSRHIPNDILKELHGFIHMFEDTPEFVARHIIREAKAYLDSLAPPFFRALVNYAYDGSYSWHCPGHSGGVAFLKSPVGQMFHQFFGENMLRADVCNAVEELGQLLDHTGPVAKSERNAARIYNADHCYFVTNGTSTSNKMVWHSTVAPGDIVVVDRNCHKSILHSIIMCGAIPVFLMPTRNNLGIIGPIPLEEFTPESIARKIEANPFAREAVNKKPRILTITQSTYDGVVYNVETLREMLDGKIDTLHFDEAWLPHAAFHSFYQNMHAIGENRPRAKQSMIFSTQSTHKLLAGLSQASQVLVRESETVKLDQDAFNEAYLMHTSTSPQYSIIASCDVAAAMMEAPGGTALVEESILEALDFRRAMKKVDAEFGDDWWFKVWGPDVPSEEGIGEQKDWMIHAEDDWHGFGKLAPGFNMLDPIKSTIVTPGLSLDGQFGETGIPASIVTKYLAEHGVIIEKCGLYSFFIMFTIGITKGRWNTLVTALQQFKDDYDRNKPMWQVMPQFASANPRYETRGLRDLCTEIHRFYKQYDVARLTTEMYLSDMVPAMKPSDAFAKMAHRQIERVAIDELEGRITAILLTPYPPGIPLLIPGERFNRTIVDYLRFARDFNERFPGFETDVHGLVKREVDGKRGYFVDCVMQDA, encoded by the coding sequence ATGAAATTTCGTTTCCCCATCGTCATCATCGACGAGGACTTCCGTTCCGAGAACACCTCCGGTCTCGGCATTCGCGCGCTTGCGGCCGCGATGGAGCAGGAAGGCATGGAGGTGCTCGGCCTGACCAGCTACGGCGACCTGTCCCAGTTCGCCCAGCAGCAGTCGCGCGCCTCCGCGTTCGTCCTGTCCATCGACGACGAGGAATTCGGCGGCGGCTCGGCCGAGGAAACCGATTTCGCGCTGACCCGCCTGCGCGCCTTCGTGCAGGAGATCCGTCACAAGAACGCGAACATCCCGATCTACATCTACGGCGAGACCCGCACCAGCCGCCATATCCCGAACGACATCCTGAAGGAGCTGCACGGCTTCATCCACATGTTCGAGGACACCCCGGAGTTCGTGGCGCGCCACATCATCCGCGAAGCGAAGGCCTACCTGGACAGCCTGGCGCCGCCCTTCTTCCGCGCGCTGGTCAACTACGCCTATGACGGCTCCTACTCGTGGCACTGCCCGGGCCACTCGGGCGGTGTCGCCTTTTTGAAGAGCCCGGTGGGCCAGATGTTCCACCAGTTCTTCGGCGAGAACATGTTGCGCGCCGACGTCTGCAACGCGGTCGAGGAACTCGGCCAGCTGCTCGACCACACCGGCCCGGTGGCCAAGTCCGAGCGCAACGCCGCCCGTATCTACAACGCCGACCACTGCTATTTCGTGACCAACGGCACCTCGACCTCGAACAAGATGGTCTGGCACAGCACAGTGGCGCCGGGCGACATCGTGGTGGTCGACCGCAACTGTCACAAGTCGATCCTGCACTCGATCATCATGTGCGGCGCGATTCCCGTATTCCTGATGCCGACCCGGAACAACCTCGGCATCATCGGCCCGATTCCGCTGGAAGAGTTCACCCCGGAGTCGATCGCCCGCAAGATCGAAGCCAATCCGTTCGCGCGCGAAGCCGTGAACAAGAAGCCGCGCATCCTCACCATCACCCAGTCGACCTACGACGGCGTGGTGTACAACGTCGAGACCCTGCGCGAAATGCTGGACGGTAAGATCGACACCCTGCACTTCGACGAAGCCTGGCTGCCGCACGCTGCCTTCCACAGCTTCTACCAGAACATGCACGCGATCGGCGAGAACCGCCCGCGCGCCAAGCAGTCGATGATCTTCTCGACCCAGTCGACCCACAAGTTGCTGGCCGGCCTGTCACAGGCCTCGCAGGTGCTGGTGCGCGAATCCGAGACCGTCAAGCTGGACCAGGACGCCTTCAACGAGGCCTACCTGATGCACACCTCGACCTCGCCCCAGTACTCGATCATCGCGTCCTGCGACGTCGCCGCCGCCATGATGGAAGCGCCGGGCGGCACCGCCCTGGTCGAGGAGTCGATCCTGGAAGCGCTGGACTTCCGCCGCGCCATGAAGAAGGTCGACGCCGAGTTCGGCGACGACTGGTGGTTCAAGGTCTGGGGCCCGGACGTGCCGTCGGAAGAAGGCATCGGCGAGCAGAAGGACTGGATGATCCATGCCGAGGACGACTGGCACGGCTTCGGCAAGCTGGCGCCGGGCTTCAACATGCTCGACCCGATCAAGTCGACCATCGTGACCCCGGGCCTGTCGCTGGACGGCCAGTTCGGCGAGACCGGCATCCCGGCCTCGATCGTCACCAAGTACCTGGCCGAGCACGGCGTGATCATCGAGAAGTGCGGCCTGTACTCCTTCTTCATCATGTTCACGATCGGCATCACCAAGGGCCGCTGGAACACCCTGGTGACGGCGCTGCAGCAGTTCAAGGACGACTACGACCGCAACAAGCCGATGTGGCAGGTGATGCCGCAGTTCGCCTCGGCCAACCCGCGCTACGAGACCCGCGGCCTGCGCGACCTGTGCACCGAGATCCACCGCTTCTACAAGCAGTACGACGTGGCGCGCCTGACCACCGAGATGTACCTGTCGGACATGGTCCCGGCCATGAAGCCGTCGGACGCCTTCGCCAAGATGGCGCACCGCCAGATCGAGCGCGTCGCCATCGACGAGCTGGAAGGCCGCATCACCGCGATCCTCTTGACGCCTTACCCGCCGGGCATCCCGCTCCTGATCCCGGGCGAGCGCTTCAACCGGACCATCGTCGACTACCTGCGCTTCGCACGCGACTTCAACGAGCGCTTCCCGGGCTTCGAGACCGACGTGCACGGGCTGGTCAAGCGCGAGGTGGACGGCAAGCGTGGCTACTTCGTGGATTGCGTGATGCAGGACGCGTAA
- a CDS encoding DUF4337 domain-containing protein: MTDQAIRTPGTRGGDGFAGKVAVLIAILATLGTMFGFIGSAAHNNAALYKSNAAIDKTSAANAWGHYQAKTSRQNLAELGASLPGVDQTHYREEIQRYGIEKETIRKEAERFEAASAEWNARSERELHRHRQWAAASVAQQVAISLAAITLLARRTWLLTLTSAVAAFGITLAFFAAIQADPMPFSAGPLAAAVGAAALTEAFRRVGRRLGK, translated from the coding sequence ATGACGGACCAGGCGATTCGCACCCCCGGCACCCGGGGCGGGGACGGCTTCGCCGGCAAGGTGGCGGTGCTGATCGCCATCCTGGCCACGCTCGGCACCATGTTCGGCTTCATCGGCAGCGCCGCCCACAACAATGCCGCCCTGTACAAGAGTAATGCGGCGATCGACAAGACCAGCGCCGCCAATGCCTGGGGCCATTACCAGGCCAAGACCAGCCGCCAGAACCTGGCCGAGCTCGGCGCCAGCCTGCCGGGCGTGGACCAGACCCACTACCGCGAGGAAATCCAGCGCTACGGCATCGAGAAGGAAACGATCCGCAAGGAGGCCGAGCGCTTCGAGGCCGCCTCGGCCGAATGGAATGCCCGGTCCGAGCGGGAGCTGCACCGGCACCGCCAGTGGGCGGCCGCTTCGGTCGCCCAACAGGTCGCCATCTCGCTGGCCGCGATCACCCTGCTGGCGCGCCGCACCTGGCTGCTGACCCTGACCAGCGCCGTGGCCGCGTTCGGCATCACGCTCGCCTTTTTCGCGGCGATCCAGGCCGATCCGATGCCGTTCTCGGCCGGCCCCCTGGCGGCGGCAGTCGGTGCCGCTGCCCTGACCGAGGCCTTCCGGCGGGTCGGCCGCCGGCTGGGCAAGTAG
- a CDS encoding dihydrofolate reductase gives MKPQLTLVVAFDAQRGIGINNQMPWYLPEDLAHFKRVTIDRPILMGRRTFDSLGKPLPKRRNIVITRNPHWSHEGAEAAGSLEAAFEMLNGQDASIIGGGQIFAESMAIADRMIVTEIDHVYECDTFFPKIDPNEWTETARDPHFSEKNGYKYTFVTYIRKER, from the coding sequence TTGAAGCCGCAACTAACTCTGGTAGTAGCGTTCGACGCACAACGTGGTATTGGCATCAACAATCAGATGCCGTGGTATCTCCCGGAAGACTTAGCACACTTCAAACGCGTAACGATCGACCGCCCCATTTTGATGGGGCGAAGAACCTTCGATTCGCTAGGCAAACCATTGCCTAAGCGCCGAAACATCGTTATTACGAGAAATCCACATTGGTCACACGAGGGCGCAGAGGCAGCAGGCTCGTTAGAAGCAGCCTTCGAGATGCTCAATGGTCAAGATGCTAGCATCATCGGCGGCGGACAAATATTTGCCGAATCGATGGCGATTGCGGATCGGATGATCGTGACTGAGATTGACCATGTTTATGAATGCGACACATTTTTCCCAAAAATCGATCCGAATGAGTGGACCGAAACTGCCCGGGATCCCCATTTCTCCGAAAAGAACGGCTACAAGTACACTTTCGTGACCTATATCCGTAAGGAGCGCTGA
- a CDS encoding thymidylate synthase, translated as MRQYLDFMRHVQEHGAVKTDRTGTGTLSVFGHQMRFDLQQGFPLLTTKKVHLRSIIHELIWFLQGSTNIAYLKQNGVSIWDEWADADGNLGPIYGYQWRSWPTPDGGHIDQITQVLDQIRNTPDSRRMVVSSWNVADLPDMKLPPCHALFQFYVADGKLSCQLYQRSADIFLGVPFNIASYAILTHMMAQQAGLEVGEFIWTGGDCHLYSNHLEQVALQLSRTPKALPRLRIKRKPDSLFDYRFEDFEVVGYDPEPAIKAPVAV; from the coding sequence ATGCGCCAATACCTCGATTTCATGCGCCATGTGCAAGAACATGGCGCGGTCAAGACCGACCGCACCGGTACCGGCACCCTGTCGGTGTTCGGCCACCAGATGCGTTTCGACCTGCAGCAGGGCTTCCCCCTGCTCACCACCAAGAAGGTCCATCTGAGGTCCATCATCCATGAGCTGATCTGGTTCCTGCAAGGCTCGACCAATATCGCCTACCTGAAGCAGAACGGGGTCAGCATCTGGGACGAATGGGCCGATGCCGACGGCAATCTCGGTCCGATCTACGGCTACCAGTGGCGCAGCTGGCCGACGCCCGATGGCGGCCATATCGACCAGATCACGCAGGTGCTGGACCAGATCCGCAACACGCCGGACTCGCGCCGCATGGTGGTATCAAGCTGGAACGTGGCCGACCTGCCCGACATGAAGCTGCCGCCCTGCCATGCCCTGTTCCAGTTCTACGTGGCCGACGGCAAGCTGTCCTGCCAGCTGTACCAGCGCAGCGCCGACATCTTCCTGGGCGTGCCCTTCAATATCGCCTCGTACGCGATCCTGACCCACATGATGGCGCAGCAGGCCGGGCTGGAAGTAGGAGAATTCATCTGGACCGGCGGCGACTGCCACCTGTACAGCAACCACCTGGAGCAGGTCGCGCTGCAGCTCTCGCGCACGCCGAAGGCGCTGCCGCGGCTGCGCATCAAGCGCAAGCCGGATTCGCTGTTCGACTACCGCTTCGAGGATTTCGAGGTGGTCGGCTACGATCCGGAACCCGCGATCAAGGCGCCGGTGGCCGTTTGA
- a CDS encoding aminotransferase class I/II-fold pyridoxal phosphate-dependent enzyme — protein MNDTALQRSCHTVFPGHRARPPAELFAAMAAWCEARGVEHDVYCSGALLQEFEAKVARLLGMEAAVFCISGTMAQVTALRLACQDRARDLVALHPTSHIFVHERSNYQLLGHFKALRAGDPYRPWSVADLAAIPDRLGAVGLELPLREIGGQLSPWDELEAIKAHCRARGAHLHMDGARLWEAATGYGKPLHEVAAGFDSVYVSLYKGIGGLGGAMLAGTREFVDRAAEWFRREGGNVIHRSPYAVAAAMQFDARLAAMPDYLRRTRFLYQALAAHPIIRVNPGAPQANMLHLHLPVTPERALAIRRALAEQHGIWIFNRIASAALPGTSYFELYVGDNLVRATDKQVHAALALFARALAAPGDQGLSD, from the coding sequence TTGAACGACACCGCCTTGCAGCGCAGCTGCCACACCGTATTTCCCGGCCACCGCGCCCGGCCGCCGGCCGAACTGTTTGCCGCCATGGCGGCATGGTGCGAGGCGCGCGGCGTCGAGCACGACGTCTACTGCAGCGGCGCCCTGCTGCAGGAATTCGAGGCCAAGGTCGCGCGCCTGCTGGGCATGGAGGCCGCGGTGTTCTGCATCAGCGGCACCATGGCCCAGGTCACGGCCCTGCGCCTGGCCTGCCAGGACCGCGCACGCGACCTGGTCGCCCTGCATCCGACCTCGCACATCTTCGTGCACGAGCGCTCCAATTACCAGTTGCTGGGCCACTTCAAGGCGCTCCGGGCGGGCGACCCCTACCGTCCGTGGAGCGTGGCCGACCTGGCCGCGATTCCCGACCGCCTGGGCGCGGTGGGCCTGGAGCTGCCGCTGCGCGAGATCGGCGGCCAGCTGTCGCCCTGGGACGAGCTGGAAGCGATCAAGGCCCACTGCCGGGCGCGCGGCGCCCACCTGCACATGGACGGTGCGCGCCTGTGGGAAGCCGCCACCGGCTACGGCAAGCCGCTGCACGAGGTGGCGGCCGGCTTCGATTCGGTCTACGTCTCGCTCTACAAGGGCATCGGCGGCCTGGGCGGCGCCATGCTGGCCGGCACGCGCGAATTCGTGGACCGCGCGGCCGAGTGGTTCCGGCGCGAAGGCGGCAACGTGATCCACCGCTCGCCCTACGCGGTCGCGGCCGCGATGCAGTTCGACGCGCGCCTTGCGGCGATGCCGGACTACCTGCGCCGTACCCGGTTCCTGTACCAGGCGCTGGCCGCGCATCCGATCATCCGCGTCAACCCGGGCGCGCCGCAGGCCAATATGCTGCACCTGCACCTGCCGGTGACGCCGGAACGCGCGCTGGCGATCCGCCGCGCGCTGGCCGAGCAGCACGGCATCTGGATCTTCAACCGCATCGCCAGTGCCGCCCTCCCCGGCACCAGTTACTTCGAGCTGTACGTGGGAGACAACCTGGTGCGTGCGACGGACAAGCAGGTGCACGCGGCGCTCGCGCTGTTCGCGCGGGCCCTGGCCGCGCCGGGCGACCAGGGCCTGTCCGACTAA
- a CDS encoding Cache 3/Cache 2 fusion domain-containing protein, giving the protein MNNNNRKAAGWTLGTRISAITFALMGATIAALLVVITMAISSMLEERAAQSVSKELRSVANTVEMYNRGASAQALGFGKILKSALSGSLALDPAAPVEIDGKATPALLLDGRLLNLDADVPDRFSAQTGGLATIFVADGDDFTSVSSSVKKEGGARAVGAALDRASPAYAALRAGRDWTGPASLSGRQTIAHYQLLSDGAGKVVGALQAAVDIGADLAVLKDRIRAMSVGDTGYFYVLDATPGKAAGTLIVHPAKEGSNIAESKDAGGRFFIKEILAKKDGSIRYDWQNPGEAAPREKFVVYTHIADWNWIVAGGTYLDEITAAASSLRNRFIGFGLLALGVLAGVLYATMRVKVSRPLAEVRDVARRIAEGDLSAKVASTRRDEIGLLNEAINTIGAGLSAVVGKVREGAEQIANASQEISAGNLDLCQRTEEQAASLAGTASMMDQLTATVRRNADHARQANQLALGASTVAEKSGATVAQVIERMDAITQSSRKISDITGVIDGIAFQTNILALNAAVEAARAGEQGRGFAVVASEVRGLAQRCAAAAREIKVLIATSNDEVDAGSKLVAEAGLTMNEVLSSVARVTDIMSDITAASQEQSSGIEHVNRSVGEMDEATQQNAALVEQASAAAQAMQDQAAALARAVRLFRLADAGTAIAAPQAPASRLALGAP; this is encoded by the coding sequence ATGAACAATAACAATCGCAAGGCCGCCGGCTGGACCCTCGGCACCCGCATCAGCGCCATCACCTTCGCCCTGATGGGCGCCACGATTGCCGCCCTGCTGGTGGTGATCACGATGGCGATTTCCTCGATGCTCGAAGAACGCGCCGCCCAGAGCGTGTCCAAGGAGCTGCGCAGCGTCGCCAACACGGTCGAGATGTACAACCGGGGTGCGAGCGCGCAGGCCCTCGGTTTCGGCAAAATCCTCAAGTCGGCGCTGAGCGGCAGCCTGGCGCTGGACCCGGCCGCGCCGGTCGAGATCGACGGCAAGGCCACGCCCGCTCTCCTGCTCGACGGCAGGCTGCTGAACCTCGATGCGGACGTGCCCGACCGCTTCAGCGCGCAGACCGGCGGGCTCGCCACCATTTTCGTCGCCGACGGCGACGATTTCACGAGCGTGAGCAGTTCGGTGAAGAAGGAGGGCGGCGCACGCGCCGTCGGCGCCGCCCTCGACCGCGCCAGCCCGGCCTACGCCGCCCTGCGCGCCGGGCGCGACTGGACCGGCCCGGCCTCCCTGTCCGGCAGGCAGACCATCGCCCATTACCAACTGCTGTCCGACGGCGCCGGCAAGGTGGTGGGGGCGCTGCAGGCGGCGGTCGACATCGGCGCCGACCTGGCCGTGCTGAAGGACCGCATCCGCGCCATGAGCGTGGGCGACACCGGCTACTTCTACGTGCTCGACGCAACGCCCGGCAAGGCGGCGGGCACGCTGATCGTGCACCCGGCCAAGGAGGGCAGCAACATCGCCGAGAGCAAGGACGCCGGCGGCCGCTTCTTCATCAAGGAGATCCTCGCGAAAAAGGACGGCAGCATCCGCTACGACTGGCAGAACCCGGGCGAAGCCGCGCCGCGCGAGAAGTTCGTGGTCTATACCCACATCGCGGACTGGAACTGGATCGTCGCCGGCGGCACCTACCTGGACGAGATCACGGCGGCTGCAAGCAGCCTGCGCAACCGCTTCATCGGCTTCGGCCTGCTGGCGCTGGGCGTGCTGGCCGGCGTGCTGTACGCAACCATGCGCGTCAAGGTCTCGCGTCCGCTGGCCGAAGTACGCGACGTGGCCCGGCGGATCGCCGAGGGCGACCTGAGCGCGAAGGTGGCGAGCACCCGCCGCGACGAGATCGGCCTGCTGAACGAGGCCATCAATACCATCGGCGCCGGCCTGTCCGCGGTGGTGGGCAAGGTGCGCGAAGGCGCCGAGCAGATCGCCAACGCCTCGCAGGAAATTTCGGCCGGCAACCTCGACCTGTGCCAGCGTACCGAGGAACAGGCCGCCAGCCTGGCCGGCACGGCCTCCATGATGGACCAGCTCACCGCCACCGTGCGCCGGAATGCCGACCATGCGCGCCAGGCCAACCAGCTCGCGCTCGGCGCCTCGACCGTCGCCGAGAAGAGCGGCGCCACCGTGGCCCAGGTGATCGAGCGCATGGACGCCATCACCCAGTCCTCGCGCAAGATCTCCGACATCACCGGCGTCATCGACGGCATCGCCTTCCAGACCAATATCCTGGCGCTGAACGCGGCCGTCGAAGCGGCGCGCGCCGGCGAACAGGGGCGCGGCTTCGCCGTCGTCGCCAGCGAGGTGCGCGGCCTGGCCCAGCGCTGCGCTGCGGCGGCCAGGGAAATCAAGGTCCTGATCGCCACCTCCAACGACGAGGTGGACGCCGGCAGCAAGCTGGTGGCCGAAGCGGGCCTGACCATGAACGAGGTGCTCTCCAGCGTGGCGCGCGTGACCGATATCATGTCCGACATCACCGCCGCCAGCCAGGAGCAGAGCAGCGGCATCGAGCACGTCAACCGCTCGGTCGGCGAGATGGACGAGGCGACCCAGCAGAACGCCGCCCTGGTCGAGCAGGCCAGCGCCGCCGCGCAGGCGATGCAGGACCAGGCCGCCGCGCTGGCGCGTGCCGTGCGCCTGTTCCGACTGGCCGATGCCGGCACCGCGATCGCGGCGCCGCAGGCGCCGGCGAGCCGCCTGGCGCTGGGCGCGCCCTGA